A section of the Ciona intestinalis chromosome 4, KH, whole genome shotgun sequence genome encodes:
- the zf(c3h)-17 gene encoding zinc finger protein ZF(C3H)-17, with translation MASTPPQTEKPFHYTYLKEFRVNQCPLFLQHKCTQHRPFTCFNWHFSNQRRRRPIKRRDGLFNYSADVYCSKYDETTGICPNGDDCLYIHRNTGDTERRYHLRYYKTGTCIHETDSRGNCVKNGPHCAFAHGAQDLRPPVYDVREQSMEQNQMHSLSEQMNHDSVNLAEKIVNEDPKWQDANFVLANYKTELCKRPPRLCRQGYACPQYHNAKDRRRNPKKYKYRSSPCPNVKQGDDWKDPSCCEKGDSCLFCHTRTEQQFHPEIYKSTKCHDMTQTGYCPRGPFCAFAHVEQEIRIIEGSPTMVSDIVQNEVKEIQLAYGNELTLSDKNQNTPNLGWPFNPEVGDGNITLSNQLINNEHLMSKSFPSCPSPISKPRTASLSSNKDAMNYPYSKAPGSERSAGDNMNNTGFGASGPTVSWPGIGSGNQRSALVGSYSSTNSSPPHNFPRPFNVLNTEAAPFYPPDETVDSVVGNALEDLDIFGNKVQEPGGNNGSNLKMWTRQVASSNSVQSSLLQMSDPVNIPQDTMMRSNFPNGMRGSLSSVSPLPKLVPGMEFPSSDPLLAPQMSGRFPMGANSRYQMQGNQSMPSMSSSLGSGMVPAVEFERMQEKCKQWERSWNQAKAACDAWKREATDANERAKSAEEHGKQAQERVSALENHLKSFLEQKNENSQAPCKFLHQHYERNDLKPFNVANLKQLQVKYKEDLELIQKHIWELLCPPQT, from the exons ATGGCTTCAACACCGCCTCAAACTGAAAAACCATTTCATTATACTTATTTGAAAGAATTTCGGGTTAACCAATGCCCGTTATTCCTTCAACACAAGTGCACACAGCACCGACCATTTACGTGTTTTAATTGGCATTTTTCTAATCAAAGACGAAGAAGGCCAATAAAAAGGAGAGATGGGTTGTTCAATTATAGTGCTGATGTTTACTGCAGTAAATATGATGAAACAACAGGAATATGTCCAAATGGAGATGACTGCTTGTATATACACAG AAATACTGGAGACACTGAAAGGCGTTACCACTTGCGTTATTATAAAACTGGTACCTGCATTCATGAAACTGACTCTAGAGGAAATTGTGTGAAAAATGGGCCGCATTGTGCATTTGCCCATGGTGCTCAAGACCTCAGGCCACCTGTGTATGATGTTCGTGAACAGAGCATGGAACAAAATCAGATGCACTCTTTGTCAGAACAGATGAATCATGATTCTGTGAACCTTGCTGAGAAAATTGTGAATGAAGATCCAAAATGGCAGGATGCTAACTTTGTTTTGGCTAACTACAAGACAGAGCTGTGCAAAAGACCACCAAGGTTGTGTAGACAAGGTTATGCTTGCCCACAGTATCATAATGCAAAAGATAGAAGAAGAAAcccaaagaaatataaatacag ATCAAGTCCTTGCCCTAATGTAAAACAAGGTGATGATTGGAAAGATCCTTCGTGTTGTGAAAAAGGGGATAGCTGTCTTTTCTGCCACACGCGCACAGAGCAACAGTTCCACCCTGAGATATACAAGAGTACTAAATGTCATGATATGACACAGACTGGCTACTGTCCACGGGGACCCTTTTGTGCATTTGCTCATGTGGAACAAGAGATTCGAATTATAGAAGGCTCTCCTACAATGGTTAGTGATATTGTGCAGAATGAAGTTAAAGAAATACAACTTGCGTATGGAAATGAACTTACACTAAGCGATAAAAACCAAAATACTCCCAATCTTGGCTGGCCATTTAATCCTGAGGTGGGTGATGGTAATATCACACTTTCAAATCAATTGATTAACAATGAGCATCTTATGAGTAAGAGTTTTCCTTCTTGTCCATCTCCCATTTCTAAACCACGGACTGCTTCTCTAAGCAGTAACAAGGATGCAATGAATTATCCATATTCGAAAGCACCAGGGTCTGAGCGTAGTGCTGGTgacaatatgaataatactGGTTTTGGGGCATCTGGGCCCACTGTATCATGGCCAGGCATAGGAAGTGGTAACCAACGTTCAGCTTTAGTTGGAAGCTATTCCAGCACGAATTCATCTCCTCCACACAATTTCCCACGACCATTTAATGTGCTTAACACCGAAGCAGCCCCATTTTACCCACCAGATGAGACTGTGGATTCTGTTGTTGGAAATGCATTGGAAGATCTGGATATTTTTGGGAATAAAGTTCAAGAACCAGGAGGAAACAATGGCAGCAATTTGAAAATGTGGACAAGACAAGTTGCGTCATCAAACAGTGTCCAATCGTCATTGCTTCAAATGTCAGACCCTGTGAATATTCCACAGGATACTATGATGAGAAGTAACTTTCCAAATGGAATGCGAGGTTCTTTATCATCAGTTTCACCGCTTCCTAAACTAGTTCCAGGCATGGAGTTTCCAAGTTCAGATCCACTGTTAGCTCCACAGATGTCTGGGCGCTTCCCAATGGGTGCTAATTCTCGTTATCAAATGCAAGGCAATCAGTCTATGCCTAGTATGAGCTCATCTCTGGGCAGTGGTATGGTGCCTGCAGTTGAATTTGAGCGCATGCAAGAGAAGTGTAAGCAGTGGGAACGGTCATGGAACCAAGCAAAAGCGGCATGTGATGCTTGGAAACGAGAAGCAACTGACGCCAATGAGAGAGCAAAGTCAGCAGAAGAACATGGAAAACAAGCTCAGGAAAGAGTCAGTGCACTTGAAAACcatttaaaatcttttctggagcaaaaaaatgaaaattcacAGGCGCCGTGTAAATTTCTGCACCAGCACTATGAACGAAATGATTTAAAACCGTTTAACGTTgctaatttaaaacaactacagGTGAAATATAAAGAAGATCTTGAACTTATACAAAAGCATATTTGGGAATTACTGTGCCCCCCACAAACATAA
- the LOC100181310 gene encoding intelectin-1b-like, which translates to MEADNGGWTLVASVHENYIGEGVGRCTVGDRWSSQQGSSPLRPEGDASWQNLNTFGRAVSATSDDYKSQAYFELQARDVMVWQVPNDTPLSEFSSEAYLKYRTTNGFLTRYGGNMFKLYSVHYPVKSGVYTFPTDSGPSIPVVFDQGSATSLLGYLPTNAVPSIEAGYIQFRAISVHQDAFASCPGVRNKPSFNYPSQSCLGSAGRTEHSNILWWTFPAFCTTVMQQGQHGALKIHY; encoded by the exons ATGGAAGCAGACAATGGTGGCTGGACGCTTGTAGCTTCTGTGCATGAAAACTACATTGGCGAAGGGGTTGGTAGATGTACAGTTGGTGATCGATGGTCGAGTCAGCAAGGCAGCTCCCCGCTTCGACCAGAAGGTGACGCTAGCTGGCAAAATTTGAATACTTTTGGTCGTGCCGTGTCGGCAACCAGCGATGATTACAAGAGCCAAGCTTACTTTGAATTGCAAGCCAGAGATGTGATGGTTTGGCAAGTACCGAACGACACTCCTTTATCTGAATTTAGTTCTGAGGCTTATCTCAAATACCGAACAACAAATGGTTTTTTAACACGCTATGGTGGTAACATGTTCAAACTTTACTCTGTTCATTATCCCGTTAAATCTGGAGTCTACACTTTCCCGACAGACAGTGGTCCAAGTATACCGGTCGTATTTGATCAAGGATCTGCAACTTCACTTTTAGGTTACCTGCCCACAAATGCTGTCCCTTCCATCGAAGCTGGATACATACAA TTTCGAGCAATAAGCGTGCACCAAGACGCGTTTGCATCCTGCCCTGGTGTGCGAAACAAGCCATCATTTAACTATCCTTCGCAAAGCTGCTTAGGGTCTGCTGGTCGCACTGAGCACAGTAACATCCTGTGGTGGACTTTTCCGGCCTTCTGCACAACGGTCATGCAGCAGGGTCAGCATGGAGCGCTGAAAATACATTACTAA
- the LOC100186321 gene encoding E3 ubiquitin-protein ligase RGLG5-like isoform X1, with translation MSVFLFAIGVIMFYFLYVTYDSDSKKQNTRSRTQSFNCSPSANTKDRIYFAVRRYFYSIVNPINNNYENGKPDPFLFRAFSDRFQTFEDVSGAMVDAGIKKCQLILGIDFTASNEWQGRVSNRGQSLHNITQKFKANQNPYQHVITILQHTLKDMVDANVPKHLNLKELSEEEKRSKKLHGIHAFGFGDSVTKDISTFCLRADGMPCGSFDDVLHCYRECASKITLGGPTSYAPIVHKAIEIVEQTNQYNILVIIADGQFVDEGPTARAIVEASYYPLSIIVVGVGDGPWDTMHQFDDWLPERNFDNFQFVEYGKIISNTYDKSKNPETMLALHMLMEIPDQYKIIHKLGYMSQPHHNVSLDSKGL, from the exons ATGTCTGTGTTCTTGTTTGCAATCGGAGTTATtatgttctattttttgtACGTAACGTACGACTCCGACTCTAAGAAGCAGAATACACGTTCAAGGACTCAATCTTTTAACTGCAGTCCATCCGCCAATACTAAAGACAGAATTTATTTCGCTGTACGAAGATATTTCTACTCAATTGTGAACCCTATTAATAACAACTATGAAAATGGAAAACCAGATCCATTTTTGTTTCGTGCATTTTCTGACAG GTTCCAAACTTTTGAGGATGTTTCTGGTGCAATGGTCGATGCGGGCATCAAGAAGTGTCAGCTTATTCTTGGCATTGATTTTACTGCCAGCAACGAGTGGCAAGGCAGAGTTAGCAACAGGGGACAGTCGCTTCATAATATCACACAAAAATTCAA AGCAAATCAGAATCCTTACCAACATGTGATTACCATTCTTCAGCATACCTTGAAAGACATGGTTGACGCAAACGTTCCAAAACATCTAAATTTAAAGGAGCTATCAGAAGAGGAAAAAAGAAGCAAAAAGCTTCATGGGATTCATGCGTTTGGGTTTGGTGATTCGGTAACAAAAgatatttcaactttttgtttacgaGCGGACGGTATGCCTTGCGGAAGCTTTGATGATGTTTTGCATTGCTATCGTGAGTGTGCTTCAAAAATTACACTTGGTGGTCCCACCAGTTACGCTCCGATCGTGCACAAAGCAATTGAAATAGTGGAGCAAACAAATCAGTATAATATACTGGTTATTATAGCAGATGGACAATTTGTGGATGAAGGGCCTACAGCGAGGGCCATTGTAGAGGCCTCATACTACCCATTAAGTATCATAGTTGTTGGAGTGGGTGATGGACCATGGGATACCATGCACCAGTTTGACGACTGGTTACCTGAGCGAAATTTCGACAATTTTCAGTTCGTTGAATATGGAAAAATAATCTCGAACACTTACGATAAATCAAAGAATCCAGAAACAATGCTTGCTCTGCACATGCTCATGGAGATTCCTgaccaatataaaataattcataaACTTGGTTATATGTCGCAGCCCCATCATAATGTTAGCTTAGACTCTAAGGGACTATAA